A single window of Magnetococcus marinus MC-1 DNA harbors:
- the lpdA gene encoding dihydrolipoyl dehydrogenase, which translates to MSDTFDLVVIGGGPGGYVAAIRAAQLGLKTACIDKRPTLGGTCLNVGCIPSKALLQSSHQLETAQHAMAAHGVEIKGVKANLTTMMQRKQEVVQGLTQGIAFLFKKNKVTHLMGSGTIVDSSHVQVTAADGSVQTLTTENILIASGSEVATLPGLEIDEKHIISSTGALALDKVPKKMVVIGAGVIGLELGSVWRRLGAEVTVVEFLDGILPGMDGEIRKTAQRTLSKQGMHFKLGTKVTAASVLKNGVKLTMEPVKGGEAEERQADVVLVAVGRRPYTQGLGLENIGVTLDERGFIPVDHDRQTTCAGVFAIGDVIGGAMLAHKAEEEGSAVAEALAGQVAHVNYDAIPAVVYTHPEIASVGQSEESLTAAGIPYKVGKFPFMANSRARAIGDAEGFVKILAHATSDAILGAHIIGPAAGDLIAEIVLAMECDISAEDIARTCHAHPGLGEAVKEAALAVDKRAIHA; encoded by the coding sequence ATGTCTGATACGTTTGATCTGGTGGTAATTGGTGGTGGTCCTGGTGGCTATGTGGCGGCCATTCGTGCCGCGCAACTGGGCTTAAAGACCGCCTGTATTGATAAGCGCCCAACGCTGGGGGGCACCTGCCTGAATGTGGGCTGCATTCCTTCTAAAGCGCTGTTGCAATCCTCTCACCAACTAGAGACCGCCCAGCATGCCATGGCGGCCCATGGGGTAGAGATCAAAGGGGTTAAGGCCAACTTAACCACCATGATGCAGCGCAAGCAAGAGGTGGTGCAGGGGTTGACCCAGGGCATTGCCTTTCTCTTTAAAAAGAACAAAGTCACCCACCTTATGGGCAGCGGTACCATTGTGGACAGTAGCCATGTGCAAGTGACCGCAGCGGATGGCAGCGTACAGACCCTAACCACAGAGAACATTCTCATTGCCAGCGGCTCCGAGGTTGCCACCCTGCCCGGTTTGGAGATAGATGAAAAACACATTATCTCGTCCACGGGTGCCCTTGCATTGGACAAGGTGCCAAAAAAAATGGTGGTGATTGGTGCGGGGGTGATTGGCTTAGAACTGGGCTCGGTCTGGCGCCGCTTAGGGGCCGAAGTGACGGTGGTGGAGTTTTTGGATGGCATCCTGCCCGGCATGGATGGGGAGATTCGCAAAACCGCCCAGCGCACCCTGAGCAAACAGGGCATGCACTTTAAACTGGGCACCAAAGTGACCGCAGCCAGCGTGCTTAAAAATGGCGTCAAGCTCACCATGGAGCCGGTTAAGGGTGGCGAGGCCGAAGAACGACAGGCCGACGTGGTGTTGGTGGCGGTTGGCCGCAGACCCTACACCCAGGGGCTGGGACTGGAAAACATTGGGGTCACGCTGGATGAGCGGGGCTTTATTCCCGTGGATCATGATCGACAGACCACCTGCGCGGGGGTGTTTGCCATTGGCGATGTGATCGGCGGGGCCATGCTGGCCCACAAGGCCGAAGAGGAGGGCAGCGCCGTTGCCGAAGCGTTGGCTGGTCAGGTGGCCCATGTCAACTATGACGCCATTCCCGCTGTGGTCTACACTCACCCGGAGATCGCCAGCGTGGGGCAAAGTGAGGAGTCCCTTACAGCGGCGGGTATCCCCTATAAAGTGGGTAAATTCCCCTTTATGGCCAACTCGCGCGCCCGTGCCATTGGCGATGCCGAGGGCTTTGTAAAAATTCTTGCCCATGCCACCAGCGATGCCATTTTGGGGGCCCATATCATCGGCCCCGCAGCGGGGGATCTCATTGCTGAGATTGTGCTCGCCATGGAGTGTGACATTAGTGCCGAGGATATTGCCCGCACCTGCCACGCCCACCCAGGGTTGGGCGAAGCGGTTAAAGAGGCCGCTTTAGCCGTGGATAAACGTGCCATCCACGCCTAA
- a CDS encoding PEP/pyruvate-binding domain-containing protein — translation MPHRSPIQSRPQPPLQSDALRANLAQTAVAAVEIPPHQQPLLQVVEPHAGIYQPLEQLLKELNHPFRNWRLLLPEWRAFVLKNLYHYLQHPLASTTLPLLGAPFFQALDDASQSREHVAALGAMCAYIEKLAQAVTPQNNALLQPCIEDLLGALQQRPDAQFCLLAQTHHPLKRAIKRLLEIPETPITQLNWQGAAQVMQRHLRLTYAFWLQQEDPSPFTTPLHGALFTALSHPALYQQQKQLERLAERHPPHGATALAFVQGLLELPDAHDMVRLYGEAGNRLSQSLKQSGDAHTERANVARCLQFLFRILENEGLTLLHEKTLREVNQGLVRLLSIAHDHDQTEAFFIRTFESLNHNVLHYPRTALQCIEALGSKVIQLANPRLVELFLEQAVGFGFQHSCVAGVDAQWKTIANPAHLHNIRVWLALIGQQPKWCSTLLSALIINIKLTGTLIRDTDLFQKDISKLLNSEVEPVYNLVKQFARLLPVYYNDIGAEGALRDVSTQLDEIHHRQDPLIHFLRKQCHVESTNLIVPLTAAVIRYWQSGEPAHVAPYLSEPVRMSLLQQAPLLEGVQRVMAALFDQLALQQPEALLNLPLTTLSPIVQAVDGVEASEKQRVLLLIELYQLVEQKYNPGFAGVLPLLQRMAQLGVAEATPLLQALEQGTAPTLPLLLEAMEGLKRLILDPQQHAAQEEIFQKRHIAVGIPSVYGRYSEPKFDALALIFRLERQATALLDGLTANVPEAFVTRATITQVIEDLSLFQRALRLDGIKSRKLRNDLLVVRYFVETNPFTYHQFLDLFRSLSQVVKGIIYTHYTSHHRDNMARIIPTLPAAAMQSKYAALLQAGDTTGNLERVNESFMRDLIAETFSLQALDNYLGRVLKMLHRQLSMLDAQRAQQLLTYDPTKLFCPIHHPNMAILHPIHLGNKGYNLARLVVNGAPVPAGTILTTEFFRCHRLIHDHPPAWQDFMARLRAEMAALEQQTGLGFADPQRPLLVSVRSGALISMPGMMQTIHNVGINETIVAGLSQQSGNAFFAWDTYRRFIQSWCMAHDVERGVFSDIMRSFKQQYGVKKKGQFSAEQMRQLAFAYRDAARGLAITLPEEPWQQLLAAIELVLASWHGEKAHHYRAIMDLSDAWGTAVVIQKMIYGNLLQSMITEETDGAACPRVLSGTGVLFTAHPYRKLTQVMLWGDYTPGNQGEDIVGGLVSTWPISMEQCYSDHRDPQQALEHRFPLIYQGLLELAKTLIYTRDWNHQEIEFTFDGPTVEHLHILQTRNMITRESLHSVVSGFKLHGSLKEHLIGQGIGVHGGALCGRAAFNLEQIETLRQTYPSDPLILIRYDTVSDDIKEISQSQGLLTARGGQTSHAAIVAASLQKTCVVGCESMRVWELQGYCKLDGVTVKLGDAIAIDGHNGHVLRGWHEIERTLY, via the coding sequence ATGCCGCACAGATCCCCCATACAGAGCCGCCCCCAGCCCCCCTTGCAATCGGATGCGCTACGCGCCAATTTGGCCCAAACGGCGGTGGCAGCGGTGGAGATCCCCCCGCACCAACAGCCCCTGTTGCAGGTTGTGGAACCTCATGCGGGCATCTATCAACCGTTGGAACAGCTGCTCAAAGAGCTCAACCACCCCTTTCGCAATTGGCGTCTGTTGCTGCCAGAGTGGCGGGCTTTTGTGCTTAAAAACCTCTACCACTATCTCCAACACCCACTCGCCTCCACCACCCTACCCCTGCTGGGTGCCCCTTTTTTTCAGGCTCTGGATGACGCCTCGCAAAGCCGGGAGCACGTTGCCGCCCTGGGCGCTATGTGCGCCTATATTGAAAAACTGGCACAGGCGGTGACGCCGCAAAATAATGCCCTCCTACAGCCTTGTATCGAAGATCTGCTGGGTGCCCTACAGCAACGGCCCGACGCGCAATTTTGCCTATTGGCACAAACCCACCACCCCCTTAAACGCGCCATCAAACGGCTGTTGGAGATCCCAGAGACACCCATCACCCAGCTTAATTGGCAGGGGGCCGCCCAGGTTATGCAACGCCACTTGCGCCTGACCTACGCTTTTTGGTTGCAACAAGAGGATCCCAGCCCCTTCACCACCCCCCTGCATGGCGCACTGTTCACCGCCCTGAGCCACCCGGCCCTTTACCAACAGCAAAAACAGCTTGAGCGACTGGCTGAGCGGCACCCTCCCCATGGAGCAACAGCTTTGGCTTTTGTGCAAGGGCTCCTGGAGCTGCCCGATGCCCACGACATGGTGCGGCTCTATGGTGAGGCGGGCAATCGCCTAAGCCAATCCCTGAAACAGAGTGGGGATGCCCACACTGAGCGGGCCAATGTGGCGCGTTGCCTGCAATTTTTATTTCGAATTTTAGAAAATGAGGGCCTGACCCTGCTGCACGAAAAAACGTTGCGCGAGGTCAACCAAGGCTTGGTACGGCTGCTCTCCATCGCCCACGACCATGACCAGACCGAAGCGTTTTTTATCCGCACGTTTGAATCCCTTAACCACAATGTGCTGCACTATCCCCGCACCGCCCTACAGTGCATCGAAGCACTGGGCAGCAAAGTTATTCAGCTGGCCAACCCGCGTCTGGTGGAGCTCTTTTTGGAGCAAGCGGTCGGCTTTGGTTTTCAACATAGCTGCGTGGCTGGGGTGGATGCCCAGTGGAAAACCATCGCCAACCCCGCCCACCTGCATAATATTCGGGTGTGGTTAGCGCTCATCGGGCAACAGCCCAAGTGGTGCTCAACCCTGCTCTCGGCGCTGATTATCAACATCAAATTAACCGGCACCCTGATCCGTGACACCGACCTCTTCCAAAAAGATATCAGCAAGTTGCTCAACAGCGAGGTGGAGCCGGTCTATAATTTGGTCAAACAGTTTGCCCGCCTGTTGCCGGTCTACTACAACGATATTGGGGCCGAAGGGGCGCTGCGGGATGTCTCCACCCAACTGGATGAGATTCACCACCGCCAAGATCCCCTCATCCACTTTTTACGCAAGCAGTGCCATGTGGAGAGTACCAATTTAATCGTCCCTCTCACCGCCGCCGTCATCCGCTATTGGCAGAGCGGCGAACCGGCCCACGTTGCCCCCTATCTCTCCGAACCGGTGCGCATGAGCCTGTTACAGCAAGCACCCCTCCTAGAGGGGGTGCAGCGGGTCATGGCCGCCCTGTTTGATCAGCTTGCATTGCAGCAACCCGAAGCGCTGCTCAACCTGCCATTAACAACGTTAAGCCCCATCGTGCAGGCCGTCGATGGGGTGGAGGCCAGCGAAAAACAACGGGTGTTACTGCTCATCGAGCTCTATCAACTGGTGGAGCAAAAGTATAACCCTGGCTTTGCGGGGGTGCTTCCCCTGTTACAGCGCATGGCCCAGCTCGGGGTTGCCGAAGCCACCCCGCTGTTACAAGCATTAGAGCAGGGCACCGCCCCTACCCTACCCTTATTGTTAGAAGCCATGGAGGGGCTAAAGCGCTTAATTTTAGACCCGCAGCAGCATGCCGCGCAGGAGGAGATTTTTCAAAAACGGCATATCGCGGTGGGCATCCCCTCGGTTTATGGCCGCTACAGCGAGCCCAAATTTGATGCCTTGGCCCTCATTTTTCGGCTGGAACGTCAGGCCACCGCCCTGCTGGATGGCTTAACCGCCAACGTGCCCGAAGCCTTTGTAACCCGCGCCACCATCACTCAGGTGATTGAGGATCTCAGCCTCTTTCAACGGGCGCTGCGGTTGGATGGCATCAAATCCCGCAAGTTGCGCAACGACCTGCTGGTGGTCCGCTATTTTGTGGAGACCAATCCGTTTACCTACCATCAATTTTTGGATCTGTTCCGTAGTCTCTCCCAGGTGGTTAAGGGCATTATCTATACCCACTACACCTCTCACCACCGGGATAATATGGCGCGGATTATACCCACCCTGCCCGCCGCCGCCATGCAGAGCAAATATGCCGCCCTGCTACAGGCGGGTGATACCACCGGCAATTTGGAGCGGGTCAACGAATCGTTTATGCGGGACCTGATTGCCGAAACCTTTAGTCTGCAAGCCTTAGACAACTATCTGGGGCGGGTTTTAAAAATGCTGCACCGGCAATTGAGCATGCTCGATGCCCAACGCGCCCAGCAGCTGCTTACCTACGATCCCACCAAGCTGTTCTGTCCCATCCATCACCCCAACATGGCGATTTTGCACCCCATCCATCTGGGCAACAAAGGCTATAATCTGGCCCGCTTGGTGGTCAACGGTGCCCCAGTACCAGCGGGCACCATCCTGACGACCGAGTTTTTCCGCTGCCACCGCCTAATCCACGACCACCCCCCCGCCTGGCAAGATTTTATGGCGCGGCTACGCGCTGAAATGGCCGCATTAGAGCAGCAGACCGGGCTGGGGTTCGCCGATCCTCAACGCCCCTTGTTGGTTTCGGTACGCTCTGGGGCATTGATCTCCATGCCGGGCATGATGCAAACCATCCACAATGTGGGCATTAACGAGACCATTGTTGCCGGGCTCAGTCAGCAATCGGGCAATGCCTTTTTTGCCTGGGACACCTACCGCCGTTTTATTCAATCCTGGTGCATGGCCCACGATGTGGAGCGGGGTGTTTTTAGCGACATCATGCGCAGCTTTAAACAGCAGTATGGGGTGAAAAAAAAGGGGCAATTCAGCGCCGAGCAGATGCGCCAGCTCGCCTTTGCCTACCGGGACGCTGCCCGTGGATTGGCCATCACCCTGCCCGAAGAGCCCTGGCAACAATTACTGGCTGCCATTGAATTGGTCCTGGCCTCCTGGCATGGGGAGAAGGCCCACCACTACCGGGCCATCATGGATCTTTCCGACGCCTGGGGCACCGCTGTGGTGATTCAAAAAATGATCTATGGCAACCTGCTACAGAGCATGATCACCGAAGAGACCGATGGTGCGGCCTGTCCCCGAGTGCTGTCAGGCACCGGCGTGCTGTTTACCGCCCACCCCTACCGCAAACTCACCCAAGTGATGCTGTGGGGGGACTATACCCCCGGCAACCAAGGGGAGGATATTGTGGGGGGATTGGTCTCCACCTGGCCCATTAGCATGGAGCAGTGTTACAGCGACCATCGCGACCCCCAGCAGGCCCTTGAACACCGTTTCCCCCTTATCTATCAGGGTTTATTGGAGCTGGCCAAAACCTTGATCTACACCCGCGACTGGAACCATCAGGAGATTGAGTTCACCTTTGATGGGCCAACCGTGGAACATCTGCACATTCTGCAAACCCGCAACATGATCACCCGTGAGAGCCTCCATTCGGTGGTGAGCGGCTTTAAGCTTCATGGCAGCCTGAAAGAACATCTCATCGGCCAAGGCATTGGCGTGCATGGCGGAGCCTTATGCGGGCGGGCAGCGTTTAACTTGGAGCAGATCGAGACCCTGCGCCAAACCTATCCCAGCGATCCCTTGATCCTTATCCGCTACGATACGGTCAGCGATGACATTAAGGAGATTAGCCAAAGCCAGGGCTTGCTCACCGCCCGTGGCGGGCAGACCTCCCATGCGGCCATTGTGGCGGCCTCCCTCCAAAAAACCTGCGTGGTTGGGTGCGAATCCATGCGGGTATGGGAGCTCCAAGGTTACTGCAAACTGGATGGGGTGACGGTCAAATTGGGGGACGCCATCGCCATTGATGGGCATAACGGTCATGTGCTGCGGGGGTGGCATGAGATCGAACGCACACTTTATTAA
- a CDS encoding 2-oxoglutarate dehydrogenase E1 component: MAGQLDALLNGTNALYISELYARYLDNPHAVDATWATTFGELTEDETPEIFKEIRGASWSKLESGILGKPLERDPDSQTRHAHFVQGVTQVAGTEPEQIRRATLDAIRALMMIRTYRVRGHLIANFDPLGLEAREHHPELDPANYGFAEEDMDRPIFIDYVLGLETATLRQIVRLLKETYCGTIGVEFMHIQEPEEKAWVQRRIESIRNRTHFTLKGKRTILQRLSESEGFETFLQLKYTGTKRFGLDGGESLIPAIEQILKRGTQLGLKEVVIGMAHRGRLNVLANIMRKPYAAIMHEFQGGSNKPDDVQGSGDVRYHLGASADRVFDDKKVHLSLTANPSHLELVNPVVLGKVRAKQLQRGDTSQQQVMGLIMHGDAAFAGQGLVPESLALSGLKGYQTGGTIHLIVNNQIGFTTNPRNSRSSPYPSDVAKMIQAPIFHVNGDDPEAVVHAARIAIEYRQAFSKDVVIDMWCYRRHGHNEGDEPSFTQPIMYRAIANHPTTRQVYAQKLEREGVLKEGEGEQIYKEFHNELETSFQEAQYFLPTSADWLDGMWKGVSNLRGEEEMHQHKTCVPERTLREVGKALYTPPQDFAVHRKIIRQLRSKEQMFESGEGFDWATGEALAFGTLLVEGIPVRLSGQDCGRGTFSQRHSVLIDQNDESRYEPLNHIRSLQADYEVIDSPLAEASVLGFEYGYASADPHALVLWEAQFGDFVNGAQMIIDQFISSGESKWLRLNGMVMLLPHGFEGQGPEHSSARPERFLQLCAEDNLQVCNLTTPANYFHALRRQNHRNFRKPLVIFTPKSLLRHKLCVSKLEAFISGSSFQRVYDEVDTLVADEAVKRVVLCSGKVYYELLQTRREQGSNDVAIVRIEQLYPWPRNALFKVLQRYANAEIVWCQEEPANMGYWSFLFQRLIHLLEDLQSKQRLPIYAGRGASASPASGLASKHLQEQTHLVHEALFVPLTEIPQPFRRKETVPVEK; encoded by the coding sequence ATGGCCGGCCAACTGGACGCACTCCTAAACGGGACCAACGCCCTCTATATCTCTGAGCTCTACGCCCGGTATTTGGATAATCCTCATGCGGTGGATGCCACCTGGGCGACCACTTTTGGCGAACTGACCGAGGATGAAACCCCGGAAATTTTTAAAGAGATTCGTGGCGCCAGCTGGTCAAAATTGGAGTCTGGCATTCTGGGCAAACCCCTTGAACGCGACCCCGACAGCCAAACCCGTCACGCTCACTTTGTGCAAGGGGTCACACAGGTGGCCGGGACCGAGCCAGAACAGATCCGGCGGGCCACCTTGGATGCCATTCGGGCTTTAATGATGATCCGCACCTACCGAGTGCGGGGCCACCTGATCGCCAACTTTGACCCCCTCGGACTGGAGGCACGGGAACACCATCCAGAGTTAGACCCGGCCAACTATGGTTTTGCTGAAGAGGATATGGACCGCCCCATCTTTATTGATTATGTGTTGGGCTTAGAGACCGCCACCCTCAGACAGATTGTACGCCTGCTTAAAGAGACCTACTGCGGCACCATTGGCGTTGAGTTTATGCATATTCAAGAGCCCGAAGAGAAAGCCTGGGTGCAGCGCCGTATTGAATCCATTCGCAACCGTACCCACTTCACCCTCAAGGGCAAGCGCACCATTTTGCAACGCCTCTCCGAGTCGGAAGGGTTTGAAACCTTTCTACAGCTCAAATATACCGGCACCAAACGGTTCGGTCTGGATGGCGGTGAATCGCTGATTCCGGCCATTGAGCAAATTCTAAAACGCGGCACCCAACTGGGCCTTAAAGAGGTGGTCATTGGCATGGCCCACCGGGGACGTTTAAACGTGCTGGCGAATATTATGCGCAAGCCCTACGCCGCCATTATGCATGAGTTCCAGGGGGGCTCCAACAAACCGGACGACGTGCAGGGTTCCGGGGATGTGCGTTATCACTTGGGGGCCTCGGCTGACCGGGTCTTTGATGACAAAAAGGTCCACCTCTCCCTCACCGCCAACCCCTCCCATCTGGAGTTGGTCAACCCCGTGGTATTGGGCAAAGTACGCGCCAAACAGCTCCAACGTGGGGATACCAGCCAACAACAGGTCATGGGGCTTATCATGCATGGCGACGCCGCCTTTGCCGGCCAGGGTTTGGTGCCTGAATCCCTGGCGCTATCGGGCTTAAAGGGCTATCAAACCGGGGGCACCATCCACCTGATTGTCAACAACCAGATCGGCTTTACCACCAACCCCCGCAACTCCCGTTCGTCGCCCTATCCGTCGGATGTAGCCAAGATGATTCAAGCCCCGATCTTTCATGTGAATGGGGATGACCCTGAGGCGGTGGTGCATGCGGCCCGCATTGCCATCGAGTATCGGCAGGCGTTCAGTAAGGATGTGGTGATTGACATGTGGTGTTACCGTCGTCACGGCCACAATGAAGGGGATGAACCCAGCTTCACCCAGCCCATTATGTACCGTGCCATTGCCAACCACCCCACCACTCGGCAGGTCTACGCCCAAAAATTGGAGCGCGAGGGGGTACTTAAAGAGGGCGAAGGGGAGCAGATTTACAAAGAGTTCCACAATGAGCTGGAGACCTCGTTTCAAGAGGCCCAATATTTTCTGCCCACCTCGGCCGACTGGCTGGATGGTATGTGGAAAGGGGTCTCTAACCTGCGGGGCGAGGAGGAGATGCACCAGCACAAAACCTGCGTGCCAGAACGCACCCTGCGCGAGGTAGGCAAGGCGCTCTACACGCCACCCCAGGATTTTGCGGTGCACCGTAAAATAATCCGGCAGCTACGCAGCAAAGAGCAGATGTTTGAAAGCGGCGAGGGTTTTGATTGGGCCACAGGTGAGGCGCTGGCCTTTGGCACCCTATTGGTCGAGGGCATTCCCGTGCGTCTCTCGGGGCAGGATTGTGGCCGGGGCACCTTTTCTCAGCGTCATTCGGTGTTGATCGACCAAAATGATGAGTCTCGTTATGAACCCCTGAACCATATCCGTTCGCTCCAAGCCGATTATGAGGTGATCGACAGCCCCTTAGCTGAGGCATCGGTGTTGGGCTTTGAATATGGTTACGCCTCGGCTGACCCCCATGCGCTGGTGCTGTGGGAGGCGCAGTTTGGTGATTTTGTAAATGGCGCCCAGATGATTATCGACCAGTTTATCAGCTCGGGGGAGTCTAAATGGCTGCGCCTAAACGGCATGGTCATGCTGCTGCCCCATGGTTTTGAGGGGCAGGGCCCTGAGCACTCTTCGGCCCGGCCTGAGCGATTTTTACAGCTCTGTGCCGAGGATAATCTACAGGTCTGCAATCTCACCACCCCGGCCAACTATTTTCACGCGCTACGGCGGCAAAATCACCGCAATTTCCGCAAACCGCTGGTGATTTTTACCCCAAAATCGCTGCTGCGCCATAAGCTTTGTGTCTCCAAACTCGAAGCGTTTATCAGCGGTTCATCCTTTCAACGGGTGTATGACGAGGTGGACACCCTGGTTGCCGACGAAGCGGTTAAGCGGGTGGTGCTGTGTAGTGGCAAAGTCTACTACGAACTGCTACAGACCCGCCGTGAGCAAGGGAGCAACGATGTGGCCATTGTGCGCATTGAGCAGCTCTACCCCTGGCCCCGCAACGCCCTGTTTAAGGTGCTCCAGCGTTATGCCAATGCCGAGATTGTGTGGTGCCAGGAAGAGCCCGCCAACATGGGTTATTGGAGCTTCCTCTTTCAGCGCCTGATCCATCTGCTCGAGGATTTGCAGAGCAAACAGCGTCTGCCCATCTATGCAGGACGCGGGGCTTCGGCCTCACCCGCTTCTGGGTTGGCCAGCAAACATCTTCAAGAACAGACGCATTTGGTCCATGAAGCACTCTTTGTGCCCTTAACCGAAATCCCCCAACCGTTTCGCCGCAAAGAGACGGTACCGGTGGAAAAATAA
- the odhB gene encoding 2-oxoglutarate dehydrogenase complex dihydrolipoyllysine-residue succinyltransferase produces MATEIKVPTLGESVTEATVVQWLKQVGDAVAVDEPLVELETDKVTVEMPSPVAGVITEIYAGVDADVEVGAVLCVVDAQGSARVAVPAKPAAEPAPAPAVATAATPAPAVATPAPTVPVAPPSGGAALSPAVRKLLAEHGLDATQIPATGSGGRLTKGDVLAYLEQPKPAPTAAPTPAPTAAPTPAPTPTPAPAPMATPALAPAAQLPPAVEGPREERVKMSRLRQRIAQRLKEAQNTAAMLTTFNEVDMTAVMALRSQYKEVFEKRNHARLGFMSFFVKAAISALQEFPAVNAEIQGNEIVFKNYYDIGVAVGSPQGLVVPVLRGADAMSLAGIESTIAGMGKRARDGQLSMEEMSGGTFTITNGGIFGSLLSTPILNTPQSAILGMHKIQQRAMVMPDGSIQARPMMYLALSYDHRIVDGKEAVSFLVRIKDCIEDPARILLNA; encoded by the coding sequence ATGGCAACGGAAATCAAGGTGCCCACACTTGGTGAATCGGTAACCGAGGCCACTGTCGTACAGTGGCTCAAACAGGTCGGCGATGCCGTTGCTGTTGACGAGCCCTTGGTGGAGTTGGAAACCGATAAAGTTACGGTCGAGATGCCCTCGCCGGTGGCCGGAGTTATTACCGAAATTTACGCGGGTGTGGATGCCGATGTCGAGGTCGGGGCCGTGCTCTGCGTGGTGGATGCCCAGGGCAGCGCCCGCGTAGCCGTCCCCGCCAAACCGGCGGCTGAGCCTGCCCCGGCTCCAGCGGTGGCGACAGCCGCGACACCCGCGCCAGCGGTGGCTACACCGGCCCCAACCGTGCCGGTTGCCCCCCCCAGCGGCGGAGCCGCCCTCTCCCCAGCGGTGCGTAAACTGCTGGCTGAACATGGCCTAGATGCCACGCAAATACCGGCAACGGGTAGCGGTGGACGACTCACAAAAGGGGATGTATTGGCCTATCTTGAGCAGCCAAAACCTGCTCCAACGGCGGCACCAACCCCTGCTCCAACGGCGGCACCAACCCCTGCTCCAACGCCAACACCGGCCCCCGCTCCAATGGCCACCCCGGCACTCGCCCCGGCAGCGCAGCTGCCCCCCGCCGTCGAAGGCCCCCGCGAAGAGCGGGTCAAGATGTCGCGCCTGCGTCAACGCATTGCCCAGCGTTTGAAGGAGGCGCAAAACACCGCCGCCATGCTCACCACCTTTAATGAGGTAGACATGACGGCGGTTATGGCGCTGCGCAGCCAATACAAAGAGGTGTTTGAAAAGCGCAACCATGCCCGTTTGGGTTTTATGTCCTTCTTCGTTAAAGCGGCCATCTCGGCACTCCAGGAGTTTCCTGCGGTCAATGCTGAGATCCAGGGTAACGAGATTGTCTTTAAAAACTACTATGACATTGGTGTCGCGGTGGGCTCACCCCAGGGCTTGGTGGTCCCGGTCCTACGGGGGGCGGACGCCATGTCGTTGGCGGGCATTGAATCCACCATCGCGGGCATGGGCAAACGGGCCCGTGATGGCCAACTCTCCATGGAGGAGATGAGTGGCGGCACCTTTACCATCACCAATGGCGGGATCTTTGGCTCCCTGCTCTCCACGCCCATTCTTAATACGCCCCAGTCGGCGATTTTGGGCATGCACAAAATTCAACAACGCGCCATGGTCATGCCGGATGGCTCCATCCAGGCCCGTCCCATGATGTATCTGGCACTCTCTTACGACCACCGCATTGTGGATGGTAAAGAGGCGGTGAGTTTTCTGGTGCGCATCAAAGATTGCATCGAGGATCCCGCGCGGATTCTGCTCAACGCCTAA